One window from the genome of Osmerus eperlanus chromosome 1, fOsmEpe2.1, whole genome shotgun sequence encodes:
- the atrip gene encoding ATR-interacting protein isoform X3, whose amino-acid sequence MEYPPSKRHKGFKQDAAFHDPFEDDEDFTQDDLNEIDIIASQAFTGDGTHQRHKQTLSSGNGQLSEADKNCKLESQKAELKKKLKEVEEEILMKNGEIRVLRDSLRVAQQEKEKQRQAQLLLEREKAHVQSEKEKELSKKVQSLQSELHFKEAEMNEIKTKLQISERGNKALASPVTRNSPKVHCSAVTIGLASRSSSTPPGGSPFITKEDFAAQLPSRSTPVKSSGTSSLKDEGKKLSFGKHGDSKEASQLDPFDSTGVHHHLPGSVLLSLLLQHPLDPSTLGLCHLLCVSPDAWPTLLQNNCLSTSSTTVSSSGYSKQSKVAPRDKPQSAFSQFQSLAMSGLNMMASPEQVSHTNSSSINSSRSCLGAVYLLPLLDYHISLFCQALESLEGSCKSPLRVSSASGSSEGSAASSVEDSLLSLEDFALSSMKALYHVVSQSADAVSAILSCQPQESNGGEAFLHAYARSHPTPVPSEIQLMETGEPEGSPDRAGKGLHIQHPLLRRLLGLSDPAFIGKASQREALVTTSLSTLCMLAERAEKKDLSRLMCVLSSQALTHCLSLDSSYQIMSLSMSLLAALVDNDELATKLCSHSDSCLFLKIFQYITSRPDKLVTNGHWSLMEVEMVRFLTSLFTQNVSLWVTFVESTCQCHSEVGQHFDLWIQPISRWCRL is encoded by the exons ATGGAATATCCACCAAGTAAACGACATAAGGGATTCAAACAGGATGCTGCATTTCATGATCCGTTCGAAGATGACGAAGATTTTACTCAAGATGACTTGAACGAGATAGATATTATTGCATCTCAGGCTTTCACGGGAGATGGCACACATCAAAGGCACAAACAGACATTAAGCTCTG GCAATGGCCAACTCTCAGAAGCAGACAAAAACTGCAAATTGGAGTCGCAAAAAGCAGAATTGAAGAAAAAG CTAAAAGAGGTTGAGGAGGAGATCCTGATGAAGAATGGAGAGATTAGAGTCCTACGAGATTCACTGCGAGTGGCCcagcaggagaaagagaagcagagacAAGCTCAGCTCctcctggagagggagaaggcccaTGTtcagagtgaaaaagagaaagaattaTCCAAAAAG GTACAGTCCTTACAATCAGAGTTACACTTCAAAGAAGCAGAGATGAATGAAATCAAAACCAAGCTTCAAATCTCAGAGCGAGGGAACAAGGCCCTTGCTTCCCCTGTCACAAGAAACAG CCCCAAGGTGCATTGTTCTGCTGTGACAATTGGTCTTGCAAGTCGGAGCAGCTCCACCCCTCCTGGAGGCAGTCCATTCATAACCAAGGAAGATTTTGCAGCCCAGCTGCCCTCAAGGTCCACGCCAGTCAAAAGCAGTGGAACGAGCAGCTTGAAAGATG AGGGGAAGAAGCTGTCCTTTGGCAAACACGGTGACAGTAAAGAAGCAAGCCAGCTCGATCCTTTCGACAGCACAGGTGTACATCATCATCTCCCAG GGTCTGTTTTGCTGAGTCTGTTGCTGCAGCATCCTCTAGACCCCAGCACCCTGGGTCTGTGCCATCTGCTCTGCGTCAGCCCTGACGCCTGGCCCACGTTACTGCAGAACAACTGCCTCAGCAC AAGTTCAACCACGGTCAGTTCCAGTGGCTATTCCAAACAATCCAAGGTGGCTCCGAGGGATAAACCCCAAAGTGCCTTCAGCCAATTCCAGAGCCTTGCCATGTCTGGACTTAACATGATGGCTTCGCCAGAGCAGGTGTCTCACACTAACAGTTCATCCATCAACTCCAGCAGGAGCTGCCTCGGAGCGGTctacctccttcctctcctggaCTACCACATCAGCCTGTTCTGCCAGGCTCTGGAGTCTCTGGAGGGCTCGTGTAAAAGCCCCCTGAGGGTCAGCTCTGCATCGGGCTCCTCCGAGGGCAGCGCAGCCTCCAGTGTGGAGGACTCCCTGCTCAGCCTTGAGGACTTTGCCCTTTCGTCCATGAAAGCACTCTACCACGTCGTATCACAGAGCGCTGACGCGGTGAGCGCCATCTTGTCCTGCCAGCCTCAGGAGAGCAATGGCGGGGAGGCGTTCCTACACGCTTACGCCCGGTCCCACCCTACCCCGGTCCCCTCTGAGATCCAACTGATGGAGACGGGGGAGCCCGAGGGGAGCCCGGACAGAGCGGGAAAAGGACTCCACATCCAGCACCCCCTCCTCAGGAGGCTGCTGGGGCTGTCGGACCCTGCCTTCATTGGCAAAGCTTCCCAGAGAGAAGCACTGGTGACAACTAGCCTGTCAACTCTTTGCATGCTGGccgagagagcagagaagaaggATTTGTCCAG GTTAATGTGTGTGCTGTCTAGTCAAGCTTTGACACACTGCCTGTCCCTGGACTCCTCCTACCAGATCATGTCCCTTTCGATGTCACTGTTAGCTGCCCTGGTTGACAATGATGAGCTGGCAACTAAATTGTGCTCACACTCAG ACTCATGCCTGTTCCTGAAGATTTTCCAGTACATAACCAGCAGACCAGATAAACTGGTTACAAATGGACATtggtctctgatggaggtggag atggtGCGTTTTCTAACCTCGCTGTTCACTCAGAACGTATCGTTATGGGTTACGTTTGTCGAGTCCACCTGCCAGTGCCACAGTGAGGTAGGACAGCATTTTGATTTGTGGATACAACCAATCAGCAG GTGGTGCAGACTGTAG
- the ippk gene encoding inositol-pentakisphosphate 2-kinase isoform X2 has protein sequence MELDKMDENDWKYHGEGNKSLVVCHVQHSRVLRLLKYSAEDSENPQQTTEQAFRQIQNILEYSKNVMSPLLGEKFVHKGEVVKLPLDFVRRLSLKVQQERPESRCDKMMDTWSGCALCLPNLTQSSSRCCSEHRPSLCIEIKPKCGFLPYSRHVTKDVKSKVCRFCMHQHFKLANGKWKRQSRYCPLDLFSGNKQRMYVALKHLIEEPQNNFKIFKGGELIYSCKDDADVCEDLNELVQHLRPYFLHGGGGVINGHQSNKTVLNELIQVIVSALLSSWETGRSGESRKLHLPEGRAICEASLLHRELLRNGNHCLPKDCILAKILQTQMLDSLDIEGLHPLFKRVEQHLQEFPKESRLQIDGPYNESFLEKVQSCPSEDDGSIEYAVSKVHQYRVAMTAKDCSIMITLAPCSEDNDGLEQDLEIHPTKPRFTYSVSILDLDPKPYENIPHQYKLDSKIVNYYLRSTQAKQDLPAQNLYLGLDREDCTLVFHPV, from the exons ATGGAACTGGATAAAATGGACGAGAACGACTGGAAATACCATGGGGAGGGAAACAAAAGCCTTGTAGTTTGTCATGTTCAG CATTCAAGAGTTCTTCGTCTACTCAAGTATTCAGCTGAGGACTCAGAAAACCCACAACAG ACAACGGAGCAGGCCTTCAGGCAAATTCAAAACATTCTTGAATACAGTAAAAATGTCATGAGTCCGTTGCTTGGAGAAAAGTTTGTCCACAAAGGG GAAGTTGTCAAACTACCACTAGACTTTGTGAGACGACTGTCTTTAAAGGTTCAACAAGAGAGGCCAG AATCGCGCTGTGACAAAATGATGGACACCTGGAGTGGATGTGCTTTGTGCCTACCTAACCTCACCCAATCCTCCTCCCGCTGCTGCAGTGAACACAGACCTTCCCTCTGCATAGAGATCAAG CCAAAGTGTGGATTCCTACCCTACTCTAGGCATGTAACAAAAGACGTTAAAAGCAAGGTGTGCAGATTCTGTATGCATCAACATTTTAAG CTGGCCAATGGAAAGTGGAAACGACAGAGTCGCTACTGCCCGCTGGATCTGTTCTCAGG GAACAAGCAGAGGATGTATGTTGCCTTGAAACACTTGATCGAAGAGCCCCAGAATAACTTCAAGATCTTCAAG GGAGGGGAGTTGATATACAGCTGTAAGGACGACGCGGACGTGTGCGAGGACCTGAACGAGCTGGTCCAGCACCTGCGGCCCTACTTCCTCCACGGCGGGGGCGGGGTGATCAACGGCCACCAGTCCAACAAGACCGTCCTGAACGAGCTCATCCAAGTGATCGTCAGCGCCCTCCTCAGCAGCTGGGAGACGGGGCGCTCCGGGGAGTCCCGGAAGCTGCACCTGCCCGAGGGCAGGGCCATCTGTGAAGCCAGCCTACTGCACAGGGAGCTGCTTCGCAACG GAAACCACTGCTTACCCAAAGACTGTATCCTGGCCAAAATCCTTCAGACGCAAATGCTGGACAGCTTAGACATTGAGGGCCTTCATCCCTTATTCAAACGGGTGGAGCAGCACCTGCAGGAGTTCCCCAAAGAAAG CAGACTACAGATTGACGGGCCCTACAATGAGAGTTTCTTAGAGAAAGTACAGAGTTGTCCGTCAGAGGACGATGGTTCCATAGAATATGCAGTCAGCAAG GTTCACCAGTACAGAGTTGCCATGACAGCCAAGGACTGCTCCATCATGATCACCCTGGCACCATGCAGCGAGGATAATGATGG gTTGGAGCAGGACTTGGAGATTCACCCTACAAAGCCTCGGTTTACATACTCTGTGTCCATCCTGGATCTTGATCCCAAGCCCTATGAGAACATACCCCATCAGTACAAGCTTGACTCCAAAATAGTCAACTACTACCTGAGGAGCACCCAAGCCAAACAAGACCTGCCAGCCCAGAACCTCTACCTTGGCCTGGACAGAGAGGACTGCACACTGGTGTTCCACCCCGTATGA
- the ippk gene encoding inositol-pentakisphosphate 2-kinase isoform X1 produces MELDKMDENDWKYHGEGNKSLVVCHVQHSRVLRLLKYSAEDSENPQQTTEQAFRQIQNILEYSKNVMSPLLGEKFVHKGEVVKLPLDFVRRLSLKVQQERPESRCDKMMDTWSGCALCLPNLTQSSSRCCSEHRPSLCIEIKPKCGFLPYSRHVTKDVKSKVCRFCMHQHFKLANGKWKRQSRYCPLDLFSGNKQRMYVALKHLIEEPQNNFKIFKGGELIYSCKDDADVCEDLNELVQHLRPYFLHGGGGVINGHQSNKTVLNELIQVIVSALLSSWETGRSGESRKLHLPEGRAICEASLLHRELLRNGNHCLPKDCILAKILQTQMLDSLDIEGLHPLFKRVEQHLQEFPKERSRLQIDGPYNESFLEKVQSCPSEDDGSIEYAVSKVHQYRVAMTAKDCSIMITLAPCSEDNDGLEQDLEIHPTKPRFTYSVSILDLDPKPYENIPHQYKLDSKIVNYYLRSTQAKQDLPAQNLYLGLDREDCTLVFHPV; encoded by the exons ATGGAACTGGATAAAATGGACGAGAACGACTGGAAATACCATGGGGAGGGAAACAAAAGCCTTGTAGTTTGTCATGTTCAG CATTCAAGAGTTCTTCGTCTACTCAAGTATTCAGCTGAGGACTCAGAAAACCCACAACAG ACAACGGAGCAGGCCTTCAGGCAAATTCAAAACATTCTTGAATACAGTAAAAATGTCATGAGTCCGTTGCTTGGAGAAAAGTTTGTCCACAAAGGG GAAGTTGTCAAACTACCACTAGACTTTGTGAGACGACTGTCTTTAAAGGTTCAACAAGAGAGGCCAG AATCGCGCTGTGACAAAATGATGGACACCTGGAGTGGATGTGCTTTGTGCCTACCTAACCTCACCCAATCCTCCTCCCGCTGCTGCAGTGAACACAGACCTTCCCTCTGCATAGAGATCAAG CCAAAGTGTGGATTCCTACCCTACTCTAGGCATGTAACAAAAGACGTTAAAAGCAAGGTGTGCAGATTCTGTATGCATCAACATTTTAAG CTGGCCAATGGAAAGTGGAAACGACAGAGTCGCTACTGCCCGCTGGATCTGTTCTCAGG GAACAAGCAGAGGATGTATGTTGCCTTGAAACACTTGATCGAAGAGCCCCAGAATAACTTCAAGATCTTCAAG GGAGGGGAGTTGATATACAGCTGTAAGGACGACGCGGACGTGTGCGAGGACCTGAACGAGCTGGTCCAGCACCTGCGGCCCTACTTCCTCCACGGCGGGGGCGGGGTGATCAACGGCCACCAGTCCAACAAGACCGTCCTGAACGAGCTCATCCAAGTGATCGTCAGCGCCCTCCTCAGCAGCTGGGAGACGGGGCGCTCCGGGGAGTCCCGGAAGCTGCACCTGCCCGAGGGCAGGGCCATCTGTGAAGCCAGCCTACTGCACAGGGAGCTGCTTCGCAACG GAAACCACTGCTTACCCAAAGACTGTATCCTGGCCAAAATCCTTCAGACGCAAATGCTGGACAGCTTAGACATTGAGGGCCTTCATCCCTTATTCAAACGGGTGGAGCAGCACCTGCAGGAGTTCCCCAAAGAAAG AAGCAGACTACAGATTGACGGGCCCTACAATGAGAGTTTCTTAGAGAAAGTACAGAGTTGTCCGTCAGAGGACGATGGTTCCATAGAATATGCAGTCAGCAAG GTTCACCAGTACAGAGTTGCCATGACAGCCAAGGACTGCTCCATCATGATCACCCTGGCACCATGCAGCGAGGATAATGATGG gTTGGAGCAGGACTTGGAGATTCACCCTACAAAGCCTCGGTTTACATACTCTGTGTCCATCCTGGATCTTGATCCCAAGCCCTATGAGAACATACCCCATCAGTACAAGCTTGACTCCAAAATAGTCAACTACTACCTGAGGAGCACCCAAGCCAAACAAGACCTGCCAGCCCAGAACCTCTACCTTGGCCTGGACAGAGAGGACTGCACACTGGTGTTCCACCCCGTATGA